A single region of the Labeo rohita strain BAU-BD-2019 chromosome 3, IGBB_LRoh.1.0, whole genome shotgun sequence genome encodes:
- the LOC127162884 gene encoding trypsin: protein MKFNTALSVAGVIILYIAGLLCQQDVCGRAPLSNRIVGGENAAAGVWPWQVSIHLTIQNVDYGHFCGGTLITKDWVLSAAHCFRWFNASYIVMYFGRLNQSGSNPYETNRTASQIISHPLFDYSNLDNDIALIQLSSSVTFSDYIRPVCLAAAGSVFAAGTESWVTGWGLLQPNGTKLPAILQEVMIPVVNDSNCNNAYGGVNISITSNMICAGLLNQGGKGTCQGDSGGPMVSRKGSVWVQSGIVSFGMECADPTFPTVFARVSRYQEWVKSYTGSNQPGFVIFNAASNSIFRSVPNLLLFHLSLAFCFIPFSLFLTS from the exons ATGAAGTTCAACACCGCTTTGAGTGTTGCTGGAGTCATTATTCTCTACATAGCAG GTTTGCTCTGCCAGCAAGATG TATGTGGTCGAGCCCCTCTCAGCAACAGGATTGTTGGAGGGGAGAATGCGGCAGCAGGCGTTTGGCCGTGGCAGGTCAGCATTCATCTCACCATTCAGAACGTTGACTATGGCCATTTCTGTGGCGGAACCCTCATCACTAAAGACTGGGTTTTATCTGCAGCTCACTGCTTCCGGTG GTTCAATGCATCTTACATTGTGATGTACTTTGGGCGTTTGAACCAATCCGGCTCCAATCCTTATGAGACAAACAGGACAGCGAGTCAAATCATCAGTCATCCTCTCTTTGACTATTCAAATCTTGACAATGACATAGCGCTGATCCAGCTCTCCTCCTCTGTGACTTTCTCTGATTACATTAGGCCGGTCTGTCTGGCAGCGGCTGGTAGTGTGTTTGCTGCAGGTACAGAGAGCTGGGTCACTGGATGGGGTCTGCTGCAACCTAATG GCACCAAACTTCCTGCTATACTGCAGGAGGTGATGATACCAGTTGTGAATGACAGTAACTGTAATAATGCTTATGGAGGAGTCAACATAAGCATCACAAGCAATATGATTTGTGCTGGATTGTTAAATCAGGGAGGAAAGGGTACATGTCAG GGAGACTCTGGAGGTCCAATGGTCAGTAGGAAAGGCTCCGTGTGGGTTCAGTCCGGCATTGTGAGTTTTGGTATGGAGTGTGCTGACCCCACATTTCCCACCGTGTTCGCCAGAGTCTCTCGGTACCAGGAATGGGTCAAGTCTTACACGGGGAGCAACCAGCCTGGATTTGTTATATTCAATGCAGCATCCAACTCCATCTTCAGAAGCGTGCCAAACCTCCTCTTATTTCACCTTTCGCTCGCATTCTGTTTCATTCCTTTCTCCCTCTTTCTCACTTCTTAA